GGCTCGCCACGTCCTGGGAGCGGGTCTCGCCGACCGTCTGGCGGTTCGAGCTACGCGACGGGGTCGAGTTCCACGACGGCACGGAGCTCACCGCCGAGGTGGCGAAAGCCTCGCTGCAGCGCGTGGTCGACCTGCTGCCCTACGCCTCGGACCTGCTCAACATCGAGCGCATGGAGGCGGCTGGCCCGCTGACCCTGGAGATCGAGACGACCGAGCCGTTCGCGGCGCTGCCGAACCAGCTCACGGACGCGTTCACGGTCATCTACGCGCCGTCCTCCTTCAACGAGCAGGGCGAGTTCGTGAAGCCGGTCGGCACCGGGCCGTGGCAGTTCGTGGACTACGTCAAGCAGGACCGCACCGTCGTGGAGCGCTTCGACGGCTACTGGGGCGATCAGCCGGAGCTGGAGCGGATCGTCTATCGCTACATCCCCGACCACAACGCCCGGGCCCTGGCGCTGGAAACCGGCGAGATCGATTTCGCCACGAACCTTCCGCCGGCCGACGTGTCGCGTCTCGATGCCGATCCGGATTTCACGGTCTATGCCGAGCCGACCGCCGGCCTCTATTACGGCGCCCTCAACACGGTGGGCGACACGCCGCTGGCGGATGCACGGGTGCGCCGGGCGGTCAACTATCTGGTCGATCGCGATATCCTCGTGAAAGGCGCGCTGGACGGTGTCGGCGAGCCGGCCTGGCGCTTCTTCGCGCCCCAGTTCGACTGGGTGCCGGAGGGCGTCGTGCCCTACGAGATGGATGCGGACAAGGCCGCAGCGCTGCTCGAGGAGGCCGGCTACACCAAGACCGACGGCCAGTGGCAGAAGGACGGCGAGCCGCTGACCCTGCGGATCCTCTCCTACTCGAGCCGGACCGAGATGGCGGCGATCACCGAGGCGCTCGCCGCGCTGCTCGCCAATCAGGGCATTGCCAGCGACGTTCAGCTCTTCACCTGGGAGGGCATGCTCGATCTCGTCCGCAAGGGCGACTACGACGTCTCCGTCGTCTTCTGGACGCCGGAAATGACCGGCCATCCGGACCTGCATCTGAAGTCCCAGTTCCATTCCAAGGCGCAGATGAACTACCAGGGCTGGAACAATCCGCGCTTCGACGAACTGGTCGACACCGGCCGCACGCTCGATCGCGGCGAGGCCTGGGACGACACCTACCGGGAAGCGCTGCAGATCCTGCAGGACGACGCCCCGATCCTGCCGCTCGTCCACAAGGTGTTCGTGGTCGCCTCAGCCGACGAGGTCGGCGGATACCGGGTTCATCCGTCCGGGTTTTTCTTCGATTTCAAGAACGTCTCGAAAGGAGAATGACCGGAGGGAGCGGAGGCGGACGCCGCCTTCGCTCCTTTTCTCCATGCATTGACGAGAAGGAGCGTCCGTCCATGGGCCGCTGCCTGTTCCTGAAGCCCATCAAGGGCGCCGGCGGGGATCTGCCGAGCGTCATGGGCTTCGTCGACGACGCCGACGAGATCGGTCACTACGAGTTGCACGAAACGGAGCTCGCGCGCTACGCGGCACTGCTCCTGCCGGCCCATCTCGACCAGCGCTATCTCGGCGAGATCACCCCGGTCATCGAGGCCTTTCTCGACCAGGGCGGCACGCTGGTCTTCAACGGCCACGTGGCCTGGAAGATGCTCCCGGAATTCTCGCCCTTCGTGCCGCTGCCGAAGGGCGATCTGGAGCACCTGCAGGTTCACCGCGTGACCCCGCATCCGGTGTTCGAGGGCGTCGACATGGCCGACCTGACCTATCGTCGCAACGTCGCCGGCTTCTATGCCCGCGGCCACAACCCGCTGCCGGAGGGCGCGGTGCCCCTGATCGGGCTCGGGCCGGATCGTGCGCCTTGCGACTGGATCTATGAGCGTCCGCGCGGGGGCCGCATCTTCATGCATGCGGGCAACGATCTGTGGATGTATGCGGGCGACGGCACGACGGCCGCGCGGATCGTGCCGCAGCTGTGCGCATGGGCCCGGAGCGGCGGCGAGGGAGGGGGTGCATGAACCGGATCGCAGCGCTCGACAGCGGCACCTACTACCACCACCGCACCCTCTACGAGGCGCGCTACCGCGATGCCTTCGACGAGATCGTCTATGCCCGGCGGCTGGACGACGCCGACCTGTCCGGGATCGACGTCCTTATCGTCTCCTGCCGCACCGATCCGTCCCTGCTCGTGCCGAACCGGGGCAAGCTCGCCGGTTTCCTGGATGGCGGCGGGACCCTCGTCGCGATGGGCTCGACCGGGCCGCATCAGTGGCTCGATCAGGTGACCTGGACCGACACGCCGACGAATTTCTGGTGGTGGAAGGAGGGCGGCAGTCTGGGCCTGCGCTGTGTCGCGCCCGATCATCCGCTGTTCAAACACATCACCCTGGACGACGCGACCTGGCATCATCACGGCCACTTCGCGCCGCCGCCGGGGGCGCGCTCGCTGATCGATGTCGGGGAGGAAGGCTCGATCCTCTACGAGGACCGGGCGAGCACGAACGGCACCCTGATCGTCACCGCGCTCGACCCGATGTATCACCATGGCAGCCACTTCATGCCGGCCACGACCCGCTTTCTCGACGGCTTTCTGCCGTTCCTGAAGACGTGGCGCGGTATGTCCTGAACCCAGCGCTGCCACCGGATAAAGGCGCGTCGTTCCGCGCGCACGCCGGCCGCGACAGAGCCTCAGCCCTTGTGCGACAGCGCTGCCGCGATCGCCGTGCCGATGCCGGCCCCGAGCGCGACGCCGAGCGCCGTTTCTCCGAAGCTGACGCCGAGCGCGGTTCCCACGCCGATCCCCAGCGCCAGCCCGACGCCCGCCTTCTGATTCGAACTGCGCATGATGTCCTCCGACCGTTTCCATGCCTGCGGCCGCCCTTGGAGCCGGTTCGGCTCACTCTCGCGCCGGACAGGGATGCACAATTCAGCATAGCTGTAGTATTTTTCAAAATTTTTAAAAGAAGCCTCGAATTTGCTTTATCATGAACAAAAATACACTTGGCAGCTGCAGCCCGATGTCTAAACCATCCTCTGCCCGGCCGGCACTGATCTGATCGTCGAAAATCGGATCAAGCATCTGATTTTCTGAATATTTCTTCTCGTCCGGGAGACGCCGTCATTGGGCTTTCGGCTCTCCTCGCTGTCGGTCGCGACCATGCCCGGCGTGCCACGTGTTGGGCGCATTTGGGCACAAGGATCGGAACTGGCGATGGGGGGCTTCCTGTTCGCTGCCGGGATCTCCGCAGCGGACCGACGCGCGCCTCCTCTTGTCGCAGGGCTGACAACGGGCCTCTATCGGGGCCGTTTGGGGTGACACGATCTGATTTGGCGGGCTCCGGAATGTCGATGTATCGCAGCACTCTTCCTCAGCTTCAGGGCACGCCTTTCCTGATTGCAGACGATCTGGATCCGGCGCTCCCGGTGCCGGCTGCGGCCGAGACGGGGGTGCCGGATCTCTTCGACCTGTTCGCCGAGGACCGGGTGAAAGCGGGCATCGAAGCGTCCTGTCGACGGTACGCCCATGTGGCCGAGGCCGCGGCATCCGGTCTGGTGCTGGAAGGTCCGACCTGGCAGATGAACCCCGACCGCGCCGGAGAACTCGGCCTGACCGACGCCGACCTGGAAAGCGCCAACCGCACCGCGGTCGAGGCGTTCCTGACTATCCGGCAGGTGTTGGAGACGTCGGCCACCCCGGTCCTGGTGAGCGGCTGCATCGGACCGCGCTGGCCGGAGGCGGCTGCCGGGGACAGGATGATCCCGTCCGAAGCGGCGGCCTATCACGCTCCCCAGATCGGCGTGCTCGCGGACGCAGGCGCGGACCTGGTAACCGCCGTCGACATGACGGATGCCGACGAGGTCATCGGTATGACCACCGCGGCTCAGGTCGCGCGGGTGCCCATTGCCGTGTCGCTCAGCAGCGATGCCGAAGGCCGGCTTCCGTCGGGAGAACCTCTGGGCGACGCGATCGAGAAGATCGATCGCGCCACCGGTGACGGACCGGCCTATTACATGATCAGCTGCGTTCGGCCCGACCAGTTCGAGACCGTTCTTCAGGACCCCTGGACGTCCCGGATACAGGGACTGCGGACACGCGCCAACGATAAGGCCCGAGCTTCGTCCGGCTCTCCCGGTTCATTCGCACGCACGTGCATCCATCCAAGGGAACTGGGGGCTTTCTACAAGGCGGTGCTGGCGCGCTTCCCCCATATCAACATCCTCGGCGGCTGGTGCGTCGAGGACGATGAATGCCTCGAGGCGATCGCGTCGGTGCACCGGGCCATCGCTTAGCGATTGCACGCAGGCCTGGTGGTTTCAAGATATTGAAATATAAAGGTTTCCTGTCGCCTGGATGGCCCCGGCTGAGCCGGTGAATCTCTAGAGATTTTCCTGCAGCAGCCGCTGGACGTGGCGGCGTTCCCAGATCGCGGAAATCTGTTTCGTCTCGACCGTGGCAGGCACGATGCTGTCGCCGGGTGCCTCCGGCTTGAAGTTGAAGGTTCGCTTGGCGCCGATGGTCAGGGCGTCGGAGCTGTGGGCGGCCACCACGATAAGCTCGAATTCCTTGAAGACGGTGCTCGGATCTTCGTCCGTATCGGGCAGGTCCGTGCATCTCCGCGTCCGTTCGACCAGGCTGCCGAGCGTGCCGATGTCCATGTGGTCGCCCTGGCACAGGGGCCCCTGGTTGGTCGCTTCGCTGGCGCGGGGCGTGCCCTCGTCGAGGCCTTCTACGTCCGTCACCGCCATCATCCAGCTCCGTGTATCGGTCTTCAGGATGGCCAGGATGCTCTGCACGTAGATCGGTTCCTGGCTCATGTTGCTGACGATGCAGTGGGCCTTCATACCCGTGCCGCCGCCCCGGTTGATCAGGATCTTCGGTTTGCGCTGGCGCAGATAGGCGACCAGGAAGATCTGGAGATAGAAGATCCAGACGATCAGCATCGCCAGATTGATCACGACGCTGAGCGCGCTGCTGTTGTCGCTCACCCAATTCAGCATGTCCGTCCCCGCGCGGTTGTCAGTGCCCTCACGGCCGGAGAACCCGCGGAAACCGGTTTGGTTCGCATTTGGCAGGCGGAAGCGTGCCGCGCGCGGCCCTACTCCGGCCGAAGCGCTGCAGTAAGCAGCACGATGCCGATCCCGACCAGCGCCAGCTTCCAGGCATCGGACCGGCGCGACAATCCGGGCAGTCCGAACGGCCGGATCACGTGGGCGATCATCGCGAGCACGACGAGGACGGTGACGATCCGGCTCATGCGGGTTTGGCGTCGTTGCGGATTGCACTGCGGGCCATGACCGGACACCATGGCCGGCAACCGCTCGACCTTTTGGCCTTCCCGGGAGTTTCCATGCTGATCGACCCCTCGCTCGCTGAGACCGACGCGCTGCGCCGGCGCATCCGTGACGACATCCGTGCCGACGAGGCCACTGTCGCCAGACGGCTGATCGACGCCGCGACCGTCCCTGCCGAGCAGGCCGACCGGATTGCCGAACAGGCGCGCAATCTGGTGCGCGGGGTCCGGTCCGGCCGTGTCGGGCGCGGCGGCATCGATGCCTTCATGCACGAATACGAGCTCTCGTCCAAGGAGGGCGTCGTGCTGATGTGCCTGGCGGAGGCGATGCTGCGGGTCCCGGACGCCCATACCGTGGACAAGCTGATCGACGACAAGATCGGCGGCGCGGAGTGGGACAGCCACCTCTGGAAATCCGACTCCTTCTTCGTCAACGCCTCGACCTGGGGGCTGATGCTGACCGGGCGGGTGACGCGTCTCGACGACAACGAGGGGCGGGATGCGCGCGCGGTGCTCGGCCGTCTGGTTCACCGCGCCGGCGAGCCGGTGATCCGCCGCGCCGTGCGCGAGGCGATGCGCATTCTCGGGCGCCAGTTCGTGATGGGGCGGACCATCAAGGAGGCGCTGTCGCGGGCGAAGGACGCCGAGGAGGACGGCTACCGCCACTCCTACGACATGCTCGGCGAGGCGGCGCGGACGATGGAGGACGCCGACCGCTACTTCGAGTCCTACGCCAACGCCATCAAGGCGATCGGCGCGGCCTCCAAAAACCGGTCCGGCATGGAGGCGCCCGGCATCTCGGTGAAGCTCTCCGCGCTGCATCCGCGCTACGAGTTCGCCCAGCGCGATCGCGTCATGAATGAACTGACGCCGAAGCTCGCCGATCTTGCCGTCATGGCGAAGGAGGCCGACATCGGCTTCACTGTCGATGCCGAGGAGGCCGACCGGCTTGACGTTTCCCTCGACGTGTTCGAGGCCGTCGCCCTGGATCCGCGGCTGAAGGGCTGGGACGGCTACGGCCTCGCCATCCAGGCCTACCAGAAGCGCTGCTTCGCCCTGATCGACTGGCTGGAGGATCTCGCCAAGCGCGCCAACCGGCGGCTGGCGGTGCGGCTGGTCAAGGGGGCCTACTGGGACAGCGAGATCAAGTGGGCCCAGGAGCGCGGCCTTCCCGGCTATCCGGTGTTCACCCGCAAGGTGCTGACCGACGTCTCCTACATCGCCTGCGCCAAGAAGCTGCTCGCCGCCAACGGCGCCTTCTATCCCCAGTTCGCCACCCACAACGCCCACACGGTCGCGACCATTCTGGAGCTTGCCGGCAATCGCGACGACTTCGAGTTCCAGCGCCTGCACGGGATGGGCGAGGCGCTCTACACCCAGATCGTGGGCAAGAAGGCGCTGAACCGGCCGTGCCGGATCTACGCCCCGGTCGGCACCCACGAGGACCTGCTTGCCTATCTGGTCCGCCGGCTTCTGGAGAACGGTGCCAATTCCTCCTTCGTGAACCGGATCCAGGACGAGAAGCTCCCGGTGGATTCCATTGTCGCCGATCCGATCCAGCAGTCGCGCAATCTCCCGTCCTATCCGAACCCGAACATTCCGCTGCCGCGCGCGCTCTATGGCACCGCCCGGGAGAACTCCCTCGGCCTGGACCTGACCGACCCGCAGGTGCTTGCCCCGGTCGCCAAGCGGATGGACGAGGTGGCCGCCACGAAGTGGCACGGCAAGCCGTCGGTCGGCGGAGCCCTCAAGGACGGCACCGCCCGCGAGGTGCGCGATCCAGCAGATCACTCCCGCGTCATCGGCACCGTCACCGACGCCACGCCGGAGCTTGCCACTCAGGCGCTGGAGCGGGCGACCCGCGCCTTCCCGGCCTGGGACGCGACCCATGCCGCCGACAGGGCCGCTCTTCTGGAGCGCACGGCCGATCTCTACGAGCAGAACATGGCCGAGCTCTGCGCCATCTGCGTCCGCGAGGCCGGCAAGATCATGGCCGACGCCGTGGCCGAGGTGCGCGAGGCGGTCGACTTCCTGCGCTACTACGCCTATCGCGCCCGGATCGACTTCGCCGGCCCTGAGGTGATGCCCGGACCGACCGGCGAGCGCGACGAGTACTGGCTCGCCGGCCGCGGCACGTTCCTGTGCATCTCGCCGTGGAACTTCCCGCTGGCGATCTTCACCGGCCAGATCTCCGCCGCCCTTGCCGCCGGCAACTGCGTGCTGGCCAAGCCCGCCGAGCAGACCCCGCTTGTGGCTGCCCGAGCCGTGGAGCTGATGCACGAGGCCGGCATTCCCGGCGACGTGCTGCATCTCCTGCCCGGCGACGGCGCGGCGATCGGCGGTGCGCTGATTCCGGACCCCCGCGTCTCGGGCGTCTGCTTCACCGGCTCGGTGCCCACCGCCCACATCATCAACAAGGCCCTGGCGGAACGCGAGGGCGCCATCGTGCCGCTGATCGCGGAGACAGGCGGCCAGAACGCGATGATCGTGGACTCCACCGCGCTCACCGAGCAGGTCGTCGTCGATCTCTGTCAGTCGGCGTTCCAGTCGGCCGGCCAGCGCTGCTCCGCCGCCCGCGTTCTGTTCGTGCAGGAGGACGTGGCCAAGCGCACCCTCGGCATGTTGGCCGGGGCCATGAAGGAGCTGAAGGTCGGCGATCCGTCGGACCTCTCGACCGATATCGGCCCGGTGATCGATGCGGAGGCCAAGGAGAATCTCGAGGCGCACATCGCCCGCATGGAGAAGGAGGCGAAGCTGATCGCCCGCGCGCCTTCCACCGCGCAGATGGAGAAGGGCACCTTCGTTGCGCCGGTCGCCTTCGAGATCGACAGTCTCGACCGGCTCACCCAGGAGGTGTTCGGCCCGGTCCTGCACGTGGTCCGCTACAAGGCGGAGAAGATCGACCAGGTGATGGATGCCATCAACGGCACCGGCTACGGCCTCACCATGGGTCTGCACACCCGGATCGACACCGAGGTGGAGTGGATGCGGCGGCGCGCCGGCGCCGGCAATCTCTACGTCAACCGCAACATGATCGGCGCGGTGGTCGGCGTGCAGCCCTTCGGCGGCGAGGGCCTGTCCGGCACCGGCCCCAAGGCCGGCGGTCCGCGCTATCTCTCGCGCTTCGCCTGCGAGCGGGTGATCTCCATCAACACCACGGCGGCCGGCGGCAATGCCTCGCTGATGAGCATGGGCGACGACCTGCCGGGCTAGGAGCAAAGCCCGAGACAAAGTGGGAACCGGTTTTCCGTCCGGCTTTGCGGGAAAGGAGTCTTTCTCGCTCACGCGAGCTCCCGTCGGTCGCCGCTGCGCGGGCGCGGACGGTTTTTATGTCCCGGTCGCTTCGCTCCGCGCCTCACCGCGAGACGATTTCGGGTCCCATCAGGGCGTTCGGGATCGCCGTGGAGAGGAACGGCGCATAGGTGACGATGATCAGGAACAGGAACAGCACGGCGACGAACGGCGCCGCGGCCCTGACGACCTGAACGAGACTCATCCCGGTGATGCCTGAGGTGACGAACAGGTTCAGCCCGATCGGTGGCGTGATCATGCCGATCTCCATGTTCACCACCATGATGATGCCGAGATGGATCGGGTCGATGCCGAGCTCCATGGCGATCGGGAAAACCACCGGCGCGACGATCAGGAGCAGGCCGGACGGCTCCATGAACTGGCCGCCGATCAGAAGCAGGATGTTCACGGCGATCAGGAAGGTGAACCAGTTGAAACCGTAGCTCAGCAGCAGCTCGGTGATCGCGTCGGGAATGCGCTCCGAGGTGAGCGTGTGGGCGAACAGCAGCGCGTTGACGATGATGAACATCAGCATCACCGTCGTCTTGGACGCGTCGACCATCACCTTGCGCGTGTCCTGATGGGTGAGCGCCGGGAAGAACCCGATGCCGATGGCCTTGAGGTTGCGTCCCCAGATCGAAAGCCCCTGGACGAGCGTGCTAGGTACGGTCGCGATCCCGCCCTCGCCGCGCCAGAGCGGATAGGCGATCAGGATCAGACCGACCCCGATGGCGCCCACCACGACCCGGACGCCGATCGTGGACTCTCCCGCCTCGCCCATGGCGAAGAAGGACAGGATGAGCCAGACGAACAGGAAGGCGACCGCGTAGACCATGGCCTTGAAGCCGATCCGCTCGCGCTGGTCGCGGTGCGGCAGGATCCACGGGACGCCCTTGAGCGGACCCATGTCCCGGTAGACGAAGAGGGCAATGAAGGCGGAGTAGACCGCGGCGACGGCGGCGGCCTCGGTGGGGGTGAACACGCCGCCATAGATGCCGCCGAGGATGATGACGATGAGGAAGACGCCCCAGCCGGCCTCCTTGCCGCCCTCGATGATTTCCTTGAAGCCCTTCCACTCCTCCGCCGGCAGGTTGCGCCGGCGCGCCACGATGTAGATGGCGATCATCAGCATCAGGCCGGCGACGAGACCGGGCAGAATGCCCGCCAGGAACATGCGTCCGACGGAGACGTTCACGGCCGCGGCGTAGACCACCATGACGATCGACGGCGGGATCAGGATGCCGAGCGTTCCGGCGTTGGCGATCACGCCGGCGGCGAACTCCTTCGAGTAGCCGACCTGGCGCATGCCGGCGATGGCGATGGTGCCGATCGCGACGACGGTTGCCGGCGACGAGCCGGACAGGGCGGCAAACAGCATGCAGGCCAGCACCGACGCCATGGCCAGGCCGCCCCGGAAATGGCCGATGGTGGCGATCGCCAGGCGGATGATGCGGCGCGCGACGCCGCCGGTCGACATGAAGGCCGACGCCAGGATGAAGAACGGGATGGCCAGCAGCGTGTAGTTCTGGCTGGCGGTGAAGAGCTGCAGCGCCACCGAACTCATGGAGTCGTTCGAATGCAGCGCGATTGTCAGGACCGACGCGAGGCCCAGCGAGATCGCGACCGGGACGCCCAGGAACAGCAGCCCGAACAGAACGATGAAGAGAAAGCCCGTTTCCATGGCCGGCTCAGTCCCTGACCGCGTTGCGGTTTTCCGCGACGAGGTCTTCCGCCTCGTGGCCGGCGACGATCAGCTCGCGCTTGCCCTGGGCGATCTGCACCATGGCCTGGAGCGCGCGGAAGGCCAGTAGCGCCAGACCGATCGGCAGCATCAGATAGGCGACCCAGCGCTGGACCCGGTCCTGCAGCCCGAAGGTTTCCTGCATCCAGAGCGGATAGCGCAGCTCGTCGAGGCCGGTGCCGCGATCGAACATGAAGGTCCAGTAGCCGATGGCGCCGCTCTGGCGCCAGTTGGTGGAGACGTCGGCACCGAACCACGCGAGCCAGCCGGAATACAGAAGCAGCATCGCGTAGACGAAGGTGGCGAACGCGCCGAACAGCGCGGCAGCCTTGAACAGACGGCGCGGAAACATCCGGATGATGGCGTCGACGCCGAGATGGATGCCGGTCTTCACGCCATAGGCCATGCCGAACAGGATCAGCCAGGCGAACAGGATCCGCGTCGCCTCCAGGGCGCCCTGCCAGCCGGAGTTGAAGCCGTAGCGGCCGACCACCTGGGCGAAGGAAATCAGCGTGATCGCCGCCATCAGGATGGCGATGACGTTTTCCTCGAAGCGATCGACGGAAGCTGGAAATTTTCGTTCGGCCAGGAACAACACGAACACGATCACCAGCAGGGTGATCGTCATGCCCATCAGTTCCATCGGGTGTCTCCCCAGCTTCCCCGTTGTGCAGTGATGGTGGCGGCCGGCCCGAACGGACGGGTCGGCCGCGGCAGTTTCGGTCGGTCGCGGATCTAGTTGGTGGCGCTGTAGGACGCCGCCTTCTCGATCACGTCGGCGCCGATATCACCCTCGAACTCCTGCCACACCGGCTTCATGACGGTGACCCAGGGCTCGCGCTGCTCCGGCGAGAGCTCGCGGATGGTCGAGTTGGCGTCGAGGATCGACTGACGGCACTCGGCCTCCTTGTCCGCGACCTGCTGGTTGGCCTGCTTCAGCGTGTCGGTCAGGATCGTGAGGAACTGGGTGCGCGTCTCGTCGTCGAGGGAGTCCAGGAACTCCTGGCTGGTGATCACGCCGTAGGCCAGCAGCTGGTGGTTGGTCTGGGTGATGCCGTCCTGCACCTCGAAGAACTTCTGGGTGTAGATGTTGCACCAGGAGTTTTCCTGCCCATCCACGACGCCGGTCTGCAGCGCGCCGTAGACCTCCTTGAAGGCCAGCTTCTGGGCCGACGCGTTCAGCGCCTCGATCATGGCGACGGCCACGTCGGAGGTCTGCACGCGGAACTTCAGACCGGAGGCATCCTCGGGCTTGATCAGCGGCTTGTTGGCGGAAAACTGCTTCAGCCCCGAGGCGATGTAGCCGAGCCCGACATAGCCTTCGTCCTCGAGCGAGGCGAGCAGGTCCCGGGCGTCCTCCGAGGCCATGTAGGCGTTGGCCGCCTCGATGGACGAGAACAGGAACGGCAGGTCGAACAGCCGGAGCTTCTTCGTGTAGGCCTCGAACTTGGACAGCGACGGCGCGGCGAGCTGGACGTCGCCGAGCAGCATGGCCTCCATCACCTTGTCGTCGTCATAGAGCGTGGAGTTCGGAAAAACCTCCATGCACGCCGTGCCCTCCATCTGCTCGTTGATGTTCTTGGCGAGCAGCTGGGCGGCGTCGCCCTTCGGATGGCCGCTGTCGGCCACCACGTGGCTGAACTTGATCACGGTCTCGCCGTCGTCGCAGCCGGCCGGGTCGGCATTGGCCGTGCCGAACGAGAGCGCGACCGCCATGATGGAGGCGGAGGCTGCCAGGATCGTCTTCTTCATGGGTGTCTCCTCTGGATGACGGCCCGCGTTCGGGCCGTCCGGTGATGGAATCGGCCGGCCGGCGGGCCGGACCGTTCGACATCGCTTCTCGGGATTGGTGACCGCGGTCCCCGCACGGAGCTTCGGCGTCTCCTTTGCCGGTCGCGGCGCGATGCCTCCCGTCATCGCGAGAGGCGAGTGTGCGCGAGAGGCGGGGTATTATGCAACTGGAGATGAAAAGGGGAGGGGAAAGCACGGCTGTGGGGCTGGGGTTTGTTTCTCGGCGCCAGCCCCAGTCTCCGCTCACTCCCGCGAAAGCGGGAGTCCAGGGCACCACGACGGGCCTGGACTTGTGGCCTGGTTTGTTTTCGCTCACGCGAGTTCGCTGTGCTTTGTTTGCGCTCACGCCGAGCGAGCTTTGCTCGCCGGCTGCGCGGGCGCGGCCAAGTATGGCCGGCGGACGGTCGTCCGCTGATTGGTGCGTTCCGGCCCGGCTTAAGTTGGTTTTCCGGGCGTCAACCCCAGTCTCCGCTCACCCCGGCGAAAGCCGGGGTCCAGGGCACCACGACGGGACTGAGCCCTTGGCCCTGGATTCCGGCTTCCGCCGGAATGAGCGGTTGTGGAGAGGGCCGGGCATACTCAACCACCCCCGCGCCCGCATGGCGGGCCGGAGTGTCACACAACAGGGATCGGTGGGGCGCGAAACGGCGGCCATCCGATTTTATAGTGTGCGGTCGCCCTTCGGCGCCCCACCCTGACGTTCGAACCGATGCAGCCACCCTTCTTCCGAGAGCGGGAAGGGCTAGGACCTTCCGCTCCTCCACCGGGCAGCGGACGCCGCGCACATCGCAGCGCACCTCTACTGGGGCGGTTTGCGACAACCGCGTCTTCGAGGGCATGCGCGGCGCTGCCCGCCTTTGGTCCCGGCAGACACCACACGCCATCGGCCCACCCAGCCCGCCCGTCCGTTACACGGGCCGCAGCCAAGCCGTCAGATCCTCGACCCACGTGGCGGACGGTCCGGCACGGCTCCCCGCGGATCAAGCGACACGGGAACTGTACGGGAGGATTCCGGGGCGGGGATAAGTTGGGGGAAGGTGGGAGGCGCGCAGGCGGAGTTTGGGGCGGTTTGTTTGCCGCTCACGCGGGTTTGCTGCGCTGACCGCTCCGCGAGGGCGGCCGGTTCTATATGCGCTCACGCGAGCTTCCTTCGGTCGCCGCTGCGCGGGCGCGGCCTCCGGCCGGCCGACAGTCGTCGGCTGGTGGGAGAAATACGGCATGGCCGAGGTTGTCTGACCATACATGGACCTGCGGTACGAGGGCACCTGCGGCGCCAACCTCCAATCTCCGCTCATCCCGCGCAAGCGGGAATCCATTGGGCTTTTCTCGATAAATCCAGCGTTTTGACTCGGCGGATGACGCCTCAGTGAATCTCCTCGCCCCTTGCTTTAAATTGCATCTATCTGAAGCTTGAGTTTACCGGAGTTCGTCGAAGCGAGGAGGGGGAATTTAAATGTCTGAAAAGTTTGATAAGATCTCAGAGGAAGTAGAAGAGCTGGTTAAGTTTGGCGAAATGCTTCATATGGCAATGCAATATGAAGCACATCCTACGGCGTTTAGGGATAGCGTTGAAGGGGC
The DNA window shown above is from Amorphus orientalis and carries:
- the putA gene encoding bifunctional proline dehydrogenase/L-glutamate gamma-semialdehyde dehydrogenase PutA, with product MLIDPSLAETDALRRRIRDDIRADEATVARRLIDAATVPAEQADRIAEQARNLVRGVRSGRVGRGGIDAFMHEYELSSKEGVVLMCLAEAMLRVPDAHTVDKLIDDKIGGAEWDSHLWKSDSFFVNASTWGLMLTGRVTRLDDNEGRDARAVLGRLVHRAGEPVIRRAVREAMRILGRQFVMGRTIKEALSRAKDAEEDGYRHSYDMLGEAARTMEDADRYFESYANAIKAIGAASKNRSGMEAPGISVKLSALHPRYEFAQRDRVMNELTPKLADLAVMAKEADIGFTVDAEEADRLDVSLDVFEAVALDPRLKGWDGYGLAIQAYQKRCFALIDWLEDLAKRANRRLAVRLVKGAYWDSEIKWAQERGLPGYPVFTRKVLTDVSYIACAKKLLAANGAFYPQFATHNAHTVATILELAGNRDDFEFQRLHGMGEALYTQIVGKKALNRPCRIYAPVGTHEDLLAYLVRRLLENGANSSFVNRIQDEKLPVDSIVADPIQQSRNLPSYPNPNIPLPRALYGTARENSLGLDLTDPQVLAPVAKRMDEVAATKWHGKPSVGGALKDGTAREVRDPADHSRVIGTVTDATPELATQALERATRAFPAWDATHAADRAALLERTADLYEQNMAELCAICVREAGKIMADAVAEVREAVDFLRYYAYRARIDFAGPEVMPGPTGERDEYWLAGRGTFLCISPWNFPLAIFTGQISAALAAGNCVLAKPAEQTPLVAARAVELMHEAGIPGDVLHLLPGDGAAIGGALIPDPRVSGVCFTGSVPTAHIINKALAEREGAIVPLIAETGGQNAMIVDSTALTEQVVVDLCQSAFQSAGQRCSAARVLFVQEDVAKRTLGMLAGAMKELKVGDPSDLSTDIGPVIDAEAKENLEAHIARMEKEAKLIARAPSTAQMEKGTFVAPVAFEIDSLDRLTQEVFGPVLHVVRYKAEKIDQVMDAINGTGYGLTMGLHTRIDTEVEWMRRRAGAGNLYVNRNMIGAVVGVQPFGGEGLSGTGPKAGGPRYLSRFACERVISINTTAAGGNASLMSMGDDLPG
- a CDS encoding homocysteine S-methyltransferase family protein codes for the protein MYRSTLPQLQGTPFLIADDLDPALPVPAAAETGVPDLFDLFAEDRVKAGIEASCRRYAHVAEAAASGLVLEGPTWQMNPDRAGELGLTDADLESANRTAVEAFLTIRQVLETSATPVLVSGCIGPRWPEAAAGDRMIPSEAAAYHAPQIGVLADAGADLVTAVDMTDADEVIGMTTAAQVARVPIAVSLSSDAEGRLPSGEPLGDAIEKIDRATGDGPAYYMISCVRPDQFETVLQDPWTSRIQGLRTRANDKARASSGSPGSFARTCIHPRELGAFYKAVLARFPHINILGGWCVEDDECLEAIASVHRAIA
- a CDS encoding ABC transporter substrate-binding protein, which encodes MTFLKRTMVAAAAVAALAGGPAVAQDNGARADTLVVGTMWESLPLAMAPRRSRFFNESEILDTLIKLDYDMALVPGLATSWERVSPTVWRFELRDGVEFHDGTELTAEVAKASLQRVVDLLPYASDLLNIERMEAAGPLTLEIETTEPFAALPNQLTDAFTVIYAPSSFNEQGEFVKPVGTGPWQFVDYVKQDRTVVERFDGYWGDQPELERIVYRYIPDHNARALALETGEIDFATNLPPADVSRLDADPDFTVYAEPTAGLYYGALNTVGDTPLADARVRRAVNYLVDRDILVKGALDGVGEPAWRFFAPQFDWVPEGVVPYEMDADKAAALLEEAGYTKTDGQWQKDGEPLTLRILSYSSRTEMAAITEALAALLANQGIASDVQLFTWEGMLDLVRKGDYDVSVVFWTPEMTGHPDLHLKSQFHSKAQMNYQGWNNPRFDELVDTGRTLDRGEAWDDTYREALQILQDDAPILPLVHKVFVVASADEVGGYRVHPSGFFFDFKNVSKGE